TATTGGTCTCTCAAAGTCAAAAATTTTACCATGCGATACATCGTCCCCCTCAACTTCATTTATCGTATACGGAATATGAGTGAGATTAGCCAATGTTGCCATAGATgatcttctttgtttttccttgGGAACATGCAGCAACCACTTTGGTTTGTCCTTCAACAAATTCCAACAATGTTCAAATGGAAAAGAGGCATTCTCAAGTGATTGATACATAAACTTCGCCTGggcaatctaaaaaattaaagtaaatagaaaaataattagtATCTTAAAACTATTGGTAATTTATTGTATTGACACTACAACCAAAATAAGTTATACCTTGTCTTGCATAGTAATACCACTTTGGCGCCGATATTCAATCTGAGTCAAGTACCCACAAAACTTATTGATCGATTGTTCAATAATTGACCACCGATTCATTAGGGAGTTAGAAGCTCGTTCAAAAGGGAACTCCTTATGTTCATGGTAGTATGCGTGAACTCTCTGCCAAAATTGCGGATGTTTTTGGTCAATCCCGTGCACTGCATCCATGATAATATTTAGCCACGACAATACTAAGAGCTTGTCTTCCTCTACAGAGAAGTTGCTACCCTGTTGTTGTTTCTTAGTGCGAGCCATTCCAACTTGGAGTTGAGAGTGATCAACGGACATTGGAGCTTGTTGAGATTCACCGAAAAATGAGTTGTCCATGTTAGAATCTCCCTATAAAAGATTTGTAACAAACATATCTCCTTGCTCTTGGGAATCCATCATGAAAGATAAGAATCACAATGGACTAGTATTTTAATGCTCTCATACAATAACCCTAAATAACATAACATATATAGAGCTTAGATGTAAAACCAGAATCTCTATCAAGTGTTTTACACTCACACTAAAACAATTAATTGACTagtaataaaacaataaataacaTCGGAAGCAATAAGCTTTTTGTTCGAACTCAACTAGAGCAAGTAAATTGGTTTACTTTCCTACACAAATCAATTTCCAAGGGATTTCCATACATGCCCTCGTTGTTTCAATAATCTGAAGGTTCTAGTCAGTCATCCGGGACATAATCTTACGTCTTGAATTAACTTAAGCCTACAACTACAACACGATCCAATTTGAAAGTATGGGAACTGGAAGATTTGGTCTGAAGTGTGAACCTTAAGATAACTATCCTCGTAACCATTACAAAAATAGGGAACAATCCCAGTTGAAAGTAAAAAgatatttaacataaaatacaaTAAACTAGCCAACTTTGGAATTACAATGAAAAAGATGATCACAAACAATGAGGATTGTGGAGTAATtctgaaaaacaagaaaagaccCATCAAGGGGAAGGCTCACCAGGATGGTTTGGTGTCCCAAACAGAGTCATATTCTAGAGAGAGGTAGTTCATATACCCATCCATATCATCAGCGACACCCATTTCATCCAAGAAAAGAGGCTCTTTTGGGTCATCTGTGTTGCTTCCTAAAGCTATGATTTTTCCGGAAAACCTTAGTGATTTAAGAGTCGTTGAGGAGACGTGTGGGTAGAATATGGGGTTTAAAAACAGAGGAAGCCAATGAAACCAAATCAGAGACAAATCTAAGAAGTAATAggaagctaaaaaaaaatagtaggaaGACAAATCAGAGACAAATATACAGACCATTTTGAATTCACCCAAATCAATCAAAGGAAAATAAACAATCCactgtataaaaataaaaaataaaaaaataaaaaataaaaggtatcTATATGAAACCAAATAGCAAGCAATACCCATCTGAAAGACTTAATCTTTCACGCGAAAAAACGAATCTTAAACGAGCTAGCTGACAAATATCCCACAATATTCCATATATGCGCGCGCgcgcacagagagagagagagagagagagagagagagagagagtggtagGTACCGAACCAAGTGACCGATGAGTTGGCTGGAGGTCGGAAGTCGGCGGACAAGCAGGCGGCAGAGCTGGAACTGGCGCCGAAGTTTCGGTGGTTAACGAGCCTAGAGTGAGACGAGCTGGATATTCAATCAACAATGGAGGACGGTGGGACTTGCAGAGAGAGTGAATAGtctggagagaaagaaaggaagagcgTAGGACACTCAACAAATTTTACTGGtcaaaaaagataataatcactattataaaattttattataagcTAACCTGTTCGAGATGTTCTAGCGTTAAACTCAACTGCAAAGGGTTGCGTAAAGCTTGAGTTCACCCAGAATTACGGTACATAGCAATATTAACCACATGCATTCGTTATTCCAACCTATCTTTTATTTGTACATGTTGATTCAAATGGCAAAAACACCATCTACAACAAGTACGGAtgcaaataacaattttaaggTATATCGAGAATAACCTTATGTGCACaccttttatatttaatatatattttacttacgaaaaatgtaatatttagataatttatattttttatgttataaatttgtaatattctttttttttttttatgttgaatttataatttatgtttgGGATCGGGCTTGCATGCAGTAGAAATAAGTACAGTGCATCTGCTATTAAACATATGAACGGTTAAGATTGATTTTTAGCATAGGAGGTCATCTCCTCTTTCCAACCTAACAGACGTTTCAAACGGCGTCaaatcacaaaacaaaaactcaaattTGACTTCCATTTCTGTGCAAAACACAAAAGACACGTTCATAAACAAACCAAACTATTATTTTTCTCAGTAACCAATCTTCTCAAACAATACACATTTGTCTCTGCAACCAAAAAGAGCATAAACCAAATATAGGCTCACCTGCAATAACTATGAGGGGAAACTCAACTTTCTGCGAGAAACAAAGCGATGGCGAACTCGTGAGAGAAGAAGGCGGTGCCGATAGAGAAACTTGGAGAAGcgaaaatttgaagaaaatgaaggggGTGAGAGTGGGTGATAGAACACGACACGATTTAATGTTGTGGATAACGACCTGCAACACAAAGAAGCTGGAAGGAACGTGGGTGAAGGAAGGAATTTGGGATGCGGCAGTTATGGGCTGTGGCGTAGTGGAAAAGAAGTTGAACTTCTAGTGGTGGCCACGTGTAGCCGTATGAGCAGTGATATTTGTATAATAGTTGTGAACATCATATGCAACTGTGGACATATGGGATGGAACCTATATGGTAAAAAGAAATGatctacactcatttctcacaatagccccacaacaagctgacgtggctggtaatattttattatttcatttcttttcttttcttttcttttcttttctttttgtaaaaaaataataaaatattaccagccacatcagcttgttgtggggctgttgtgagaaatgagtgtagggatcatttctctatagtAAGACCTACTTTATGAGTTTCACCCCATATATCTACACTCATGCACAATTGTTGTACAGGAATAATTTCTCTAGCCGTATAGGGAGTTAGCTGTAGCTTCGGTAGGTGTGGGTAGGAAGAATTATTTTGTCTTGTTAGAGCATTTTTATTAGCCTAAgggcattcctagtagcctcaccaaattttacttaccaaaataactaaaaatcatttttttctattctagtaagccactttattaaaattcccacaacagcctcaccattttaagtagtcaatattcactattctatttaaataataattttttcatatttatttatttttttctttatataatctttttacaaaaaatcatttatatccatgaaataagaaCATTATCAtgtgggagatgggagaagaaaatgaaagaaaaaaggaaaaaagtgtgctaatcatgtgagagagaaaagtgaaacaaaatttggtgagtgggttgttgagtgaaaatgcctcatctaatttgtttagtaatttcagtcatcaaatttttttggttaaaatggtgaggctgctgggagtggtttttcaggattttcatcaaattgactcaccaaaatagctaaaaaactattttggtgaggctactaggaatgctctaatagcctcaccaaaataactaaaatgagaCAATTTggtaaaaacacacaaaaacttCTCTTAGCAATCTCAccaatttaatcaaaaaaatttggtcagtAAACAAAACtcatcaattttaatgagtactattcactcaccaaatcattaaaaaagtataaaatctgtcatttctctcttcttcgtttttttctcatttctttctcaCACGAATTAGCATAAcaccacttttttcttttctttctcccattttcttctctcaattCTCATGCACCATTAGGAAAGAGCGCTGGGAGGTTCCGAAGGAAAAAACTTCTCCTTTTCTCCGGAAACTTCTCTCCTTAATAGTGGTGTCGTTGGCTGGGGGAGGGAGGTTCCAAACCTCCCTCCACCTGGTTTTTGCTTCTTCTCTTAACCCTTTTAGGGCTAAGAAAGGTTTTGGTTCCTCCCTGGGTTGTTCCAGTGGAGGCTAGAGTCTCCTAGTCACTAGGACTGTGGAGTTTTGAGTCCCCACGGACTTGTTCCGATAGTGGTTTTAGTCTTCCTAGTCCGTTTGGAAGTTTGTGTAGTTTTCTAGtttcttttagttttctttgttcttgacAAGAAAACACTCCAGAGAAGTTCCGGAGGAGGAAAGCATGCCGCTCGTGTCGCTAGCGAAAAGATTTGGCCATGCCTCAGTTTGTATCAATCTTTGAAGCTAGATCTGCGTTGTTCCGCCTCCCTCTAGTCGACACGCGCCCCCCAGCCTTGCTCGTCATCGTCCTCTGGCTCAATCGCTGCCCGATACGGCCTAAAAGCTCATCGGTGATTGGCGAGTGGTCATCATGCGCCAGGGTGTACTTCACACTTTGGGCCGCGCGTGATGGCCACGTTCCGCATCTATTGCCGTGTCTAGTGGTACCCGGGGGTTTCTTGTGTTAGGATGTTGTAGAGGATCAGCCAGTGGCGGCGCGTGTAGCACACGCGCCGTCTCCGGTGGTGTTTTATTCCGCCTGCAGCTTCTATCTTGgatgtttttcttgtttttgacaGATTGTATTTGACAGTGTGTTTTGGGTTGGATTTAGCCTTGTCTTTTTAGCACATATTGTTTGTGACCGACTCTATAGTGCAAGTAGAGGTTCATATGTCAACGCAGATGCACATTTCTGTTGGCTAGGCTTCTTTGTAGCAACCGTTAATATGATCTGTGCTATGGGGTAACTGTAATGGGGTACTTGTTCTATTCTGAGACCCTATAATGGTCTTGAGTCTAGTTTTGACTCTGTTTGACTGCAATTTtgttaccctttgggtgttttaatgaaatgattacattttcccttcaaaaaataaaaaaaaaaaactctcatgCACCATTTTATTTCTCCCATTTTCTCTTCGCAACCCCTACTTTTGAAGTAGCTGTCCCTTCATCTGGAGTTGTGGAATATTCATAATGTGGCCTTACTCCCACCCAAAGAGGAGTTTATTTCACAATTTAGTTTACTCTGTTCCACCCTGTTTTGCTTTTCCTTGATGAGTTCTATTGCTTGCTTTGTTTGGGACCTATCAGTGGGTGTTGTCGACCATAATAGCCATGGTTGCTTCTTCAAGTACTCTGGCAagaatccacaaaaaaaaaaaaaaaaaaaaaaaaaaaaaaaaaaaaagaattttgatAAGTGGGTTTGATTACTCAGAAATGGGTTCTCATAATTCACAAAGCaacatccaaaaataaaaacaaaaccgattttttttaattttgggtttggTTTCTGAGGCTttatttgtttgtcttttctCTTAACTGGTTTAGGTGAAAAAAAGCTAGAAAATTTGTTGTGGACTATATCGTCATCTTGTTAGGGAATGATTTTAAAGAAAACTCTTTGATTGCTCCTTTTTACAGCGAAAATCAACGTTTggtaaattaaaataaaagaaagacaaTAACATACGCATCTTTCTTTGCCAAAATCTAAACCATCACTCCAAGTCTTTGATCAAGACATTCACTTACAAAAGTCTAATATtcaaataatttatgttttttacgatatgaatttgtaattttttttttttttttttacgttgaatttgtaatttatgtttttttatgtttgttggtTTAATAGTTATGCTCATTGaatcatggataaaaaaaaaacataacggAGTTTCTTGTGAGCATTGATTATCTTAATATTTTGAAGTCATATCTATCATCCATTCTTTTTTTGCTCTATTCTACATATTTTTTGTGTTGAACCataatttcaaaacaaatccaaaagactaaatattgggcaaaattatttttaaaagcgttTAAAATATGCACATTACCTCTTTGCGGATAGCAGATAATAATCGCAATAACCGAACGGATGcgcataataaaaatactaaaaaattatatggataTCGCAAATAACTGCGCAGATATCCACGTTTACGCCCCTACCCACAATGATCTCtttaaatttggtttttctctAACGTAttaacaaaacacacaaaaactaCCATTTAACAAACTCTTTATCAAAAGTTTAATATATGCAAAAActctctttaaatttaaagaTCCAAAAAGTGAATAGTGGGTGTAAAATTTACTATTAGATTTGTAGGACCTCGTTAGGTCCCATTCATTCAATAGtagatttaaaatttggttGCATGGAGATGTACATATCCAAGATATGTACAAGTGATGTagaaatattatttctcaatgttaaattctttttaatattattttttgcattgaatACTTCCAAATGTTTGATTTGACTTgaatttaattcatttaataCTTTTAGTAACtaactttatcaataaaaaatagtatttatttaaaatagataaacttttaaagaatttgttatttaatatctttaaaaagttattaggtaaaccaacaaaaataaatttttaaaattaaatttaaagaaattttaaacagCTCGTTATGAAATTTTGAAAGCCTAAGAATGGGCCTCGATCATGGTCTTCTTCAATTCGGCAAACACGTGGATTTTAACATTTGCGTTAAGGGCAGAGCAATCTCATTAAGGGCAGAGCAATCTCACCATAAACTTTACCCGACGAGCCCAAAAACCCTCTTAGGCCCTTTTGAGTGCATGTTGTTGGTTTGGCCCAATCTACTACAGCCTCCACCTTCTCGGGATCCATGGCCGCCCCGTGTTGTGATATTACGTGGCCCAAATATTTAACTTCTTCCTGACCAAATtgacgagtaatgctatatgcaacacttatttttttttaaaaaaaaaaaaaaactaacgtgacatttaaaatcacaattgggttaaaatttaaaaatgaatcaTTCCAAATCAaatagatattttaaaaattagatcAATTTTAGGgagataaattaaaaaatgataaaggtCTTGAATATAACATTACTATGAAATTGACACTTTCGTTCTTGACGAATGATTGATTAGCTTGCAttaattgaaaaacaatttcCACATGCTCTATGTGAATCATTCCAAGTCcagatataaattaaaatattataaaaaatgctAAGACGAACTTACGAAGGATAGTCGCAAATACGTTGTTCACGAGGGATCAGAAAGTAGCCGGAGTGTTTGATAAGCTGATCGAACGGCATAATTAAGAATTCATAATGCCCTTGATGAGTCTAGAAAGCAATTTTCTCTACATCATTAGGATGCATCCTAATTTAGTGATACTCGGGCCGTCTAGTAACTGTACCTATTTTTATGAGCCAATgcccaaaaaaattcaaattttgcataaagtcaaagaaaaataagtgATCTGCTGCATCTTGTAACCATTTTCATCAGAtatagaatttttttcattattatgttttatttatttttttcttcgtgAGAGGCATTGGCGCACATGGTCGTACGATCCAGCTAGCTGTTTAAATCAACTTGCAAATGGGAGtaattaattattctattttttttttttttgtttttttttgaaatatccTAAACAAGAACAAAATCTTTTTGCTACGTGTTCATCCTCAAAAACTAATTATGATACAGAAAAAGCCTAATTAAATGGTGACCAGTTTATTTTGGTCTGTATTTTACAACACTGCTCATGGCAAATCCCAAACCAGTCGCCTATATATCCTAATTATTATATGCTTCATTCTTAAGGATTGATTAGGATCTCCtcaaaatatttctttaaattttaaaaaatttggataaGTATTAATTGTGGGAGACCGTCCacttgatcaaataaaaatcaggTTGCTCAATTATTTATCCGGTCAGATGGATCTCATAAAtgatctctcacaattatctttttaaattctttaaaatttgaacaaattaaataatttgagagaattctaattttattttcttcataactatgattaatgaatattttatcGGATCAAGAGTGGGAACAAAACCCAGTAGTTAGATGAACAACCACTAGTTTTTAtgtacaaattaattaaaaatcaagCAGACGTAGAAGCAATGTGAAACAGCTTCGGGAACATCAAGCGTGCATAATTATTATGCATGGTACCAAGAAAGAGGAACTCGGATTTcccaccatttttttattttattttattttttctatttttgggtTGTTCTTGAATCTTGATACAGTCATTATATGaaccaagtatatatatatatatatatatacaattaatattTCTAAgcttatataataatataggacgtacaagaaaaacttgataTGATGATAATGATACAAAAt
This DNA window, taken from Alnus glutinosa chromosome 5, dhAlnGlut1.1, whole genome shotgun sequence, encodes the following:
- the LOC133868820 gene encoding glutathione S-transferase T3-like codes for the protein MDNSFFGESQQAPMSVDHSQLQVGMARTKKQQQGSNFSVEEDKLLVLSWLNIIMDAVHGIDQKHPQFWQRVHAYYHEHKEFPFERASNSLMNRWSIIEQSINKFCGYLTQIEYRRQSGITMQDKIAQAKFMYQSLENASFPFEHCWNLLKDKPKWLLHVPKEKQRRSSMATLANLTHIPYTINEVEGDDVSHGKIFDFERPIGRKAEKAKRKRKEGPSEDVVVFMKKKMESLVEASVQGEEIICLEKEKLQLQRLDREEKMNIERKKLHLQELEREKRIMLLDTNKMSEVQQKYWKARQMEILEKSRIK